One Elaeis guineensis isolate ETL-2024a chromosome 10, EG11, whole genome shotgun sequence genomic window carries:
- the LOC105052448 gene encoding probable E3 ubiquitin-protein ligase RHC1A, with the protein MSSGNTHWCYACRQAVRPHGQDMICPYCDGGFIQELNEIDGGALGPFDLFGLENDEDHDRRFGIMEVLSALMRQRMALRNRDNDVRGRPGMITDNGMGFGPGPWLIFRGQLPVRMSENGGMEVLFNGAPALGLRRANVGNYFFGSGLDELIEQLTRNDRRGPPPASQSAIDALPTVKINQRHLRGDSHCPVCKDRFELGSEAREMPCKHFYHSDCIIPWLVQHNSCPVCRHELPSQGSGSNTRSRLSNQNSSSSARDSENNNYSTSRENGGESQGRRNPLSFLWPFRSSNSSSNSHQNESGGSSSAAVHEDINQMHYTGWPFDY; encoded by the coding sequence ATGTCAAGTGGAAACACACATTGGTGTTATGCTTGCAGGCAAGCGGTCCGGCCTCATGGACAGGACATGATCTGCCCTTACTGTGATGGAGGCTTTATACAAGAGCTGAATGAGATAGATGGTGGTGCCCTCGgcccttttgatctctttggactGGAAAATGATGAAGATCATGATCGTCGATTTGGAATTATGGAGGTCTTGTCTGCCTTGATGAGGCAACGGATGGCGTTAAGGAACCGTGACAATGATGTTCGTGGTAGGCCTGGTATGATCACAGACAATGGGATGGGATTCGGCCCAGGTCCCTGGCTGATCTTCCGTGGCCAGCTTCCTGTCCGTATGTCTGAGAATGGAGGTATGGAGGTCCTCTTTAATGGAGCCCCAGCGCTTGGGCTGAGGCGTGCCAATGTGGGGAATTACTTTTTTGGTTCAGGTCTTGATGAGCTGATTGAGCAGCTTACTCGAAATGATCGGCGTGGTCCACCACCTGCTTCACAGTCAGCAATTGATGCCTTGCCCACTGTGAAGATAAACCAGAGGCATCTTCGTGGTGATTCACACTGTCCAGTTTGTAAAGACAGGTTTGAGTTGGGATCTGAAGCACGGGAAATGCCATGTAAGCATTTTTACCACTCAGATTGCATCATTCCATGGTTGGTCCAGCACAATTCCTGCCCAGTTTGTCGCCATGAGTTGCCATCACAGGGCTCTGGTAGTAACACCCGCAGCCGTTTGAGCAATCAAAATTCAAGTTCTAGTGCCAGAGACAGTGAGAATAACAATTATTCCACAAGTAGGGAAAATGGTGGAGAAAGTCAAGGGAGGCGAAATCCATTATCCTTTCTGTGGCCATTTCGCTCCTCAAACTCTAGTTCAAATTCTCACCAAAATGAATCAGGAGGAAGCAGTTCTGCTGCTGTTCATGAAGATATTAATCAGATGCATTACACTGGATGGCCCTTTGATTATTGA
- the LOC105052447 gene encoding uncharacterized protein isoform X1, which produces MLPDGPVIEDEDDDDDDNYEDEVEAIGSVCNAFSLQNHTGQVGDTNSTSKQSRSENKSRKAMLKLGMESIPGVRTRIYCLSFRSQMFSRVPLQTLVLSLGRQILRT; this is translated from the exons CCGGATGGGCCTGTAAtcgaagatgaggatgatgacgatgatgataATTATGAGGATGAAGTTGAAG CAATTGGTTCTGTCTGTAATGCATTCTCTCTCCAAAATCACACGGGACAAGTAGGTGATACTAACAGTACATCCAAGCAAAGCAGAAGTGAGAACAAGAGCCGGAAGGCCATGTTGAAGCTTGGAATGGAGTCCATTCCTGGTGTCAGAACAAGGAT ATATTGTTTGTCATTTCGAAGCCAGATGTTTTCAAGAGTCCCACTTCAGACACTTGTGTTATCTTTGGGGAGGCAAATATTGAGGACCTGA
- the LOC105052447 gene encoding uncharacterized protein isoform X2 translates to MLPDGPVIEDEDDDDDDNYEDEVEGDTNSTSKQSRSENKSRKAMLKLGMESIPGVRTRIYCLSFRSQMFSRVPLQTLVLSLGRQILRT, encoded by the exons CCGGATGGGCCTGTAAtcgaagatgaggatgatgacgatgatgataATTATGAGGATGAAGTTGAAG GTGATACTAACAGTACATCCAAGCAAAGCAGAAGTGAGAACAAGAGCCGGAAGGCCATGTTGAAGCTTGGAATGGAGTCCATTCCTGGTGTCAGAACAAGGAT ATATTGTTTGTCATTTCGAAGCCAGATGTTTTCAAGAGTCCCACTTCAGACACTTGTGTTATCTTTGGGGAGGCAAATATTGAGGACCTGA